The window CTAAGGTATGTGGATATCGGGTTCAGTTATTTCAGTTACAAGTGCACAGCATCTGACACACAGTCGAATATgcattttttacacaaatattggcatttactagagataataataataaaaccactCACAGTGCTGAAGATATGacaatgatgtttttttaattttttaataatcattgacAACAAAATGTGTTTGCCTCTGATTTCCTCTGCTTCTGCCATTATGCACTTTTAGCAACTGTTGTTGTTACAAGCATATTAAGATCCGGGTCCGAGCCCCTAGTGAGCGAGCAAGAGGCAACaggggcaaggaaaaactccctcagaatcagaggaagaaaccttaagaGGAACCACGGCTCAaaagggggacccatcctcctctgggcGACACCGGATTGCAAAACAAACAACAGCAGCATTTAAATCCTCCCTACTCTCATCTAATTTATCCTGGAGCGTACATAGATGCTCTCAGCCCTGAAATAACTAATGGATACAGTCCGAAATATAATCAATTAGATAATCCCAACATACCTAACCTTTTCCTCGGCAGAGCTTCAGACTACCTTTCTAAAGCTACTATGCCATCCTTAGTCTTTTATAATAATCTGCAATACCCAATTACCCAGTCCTTTTACTAATAATTTGAACAAGACCCAATATACTTCCAATTTTCCCAATATACTTCCAATTTTCCTCTGGCAAGCTACATACCACCACCCTGGAGGGAGCTTGCCATACTATTCTAGaatacctttattttattttacatgaaACCATTTAGTAACACATAGGCAGATGCTGAGAAAATCAGAAGCAATTTTCTATATAAATGGATGCAAAAATTAGCCATCTAAAGGCTTTCTCTGTTTGCCAAAGACACTTGAGAAAGCCCTGGTAATTCTAGACCAGATGCACTTCTTCTTCTTTGGTGGAGAGCTGTCAGTTGAGTCATCCAGGGGTCTGGACAGCTCTTCCTGGATAGGTGCTAAACTCATCCCTGCAACAGAGGAAGAGACAAGATACAATGATATTGTTCTACATAAAATCTTTTTCTGGAAGACTTTAGAGAGACCATATACTTACCAGGTGAAACGCATCTTTCCTCAATGAAGGCTGAAGAAGGGTCCAAAACTGGTTCCACCTTTCTGGCTCTTTTGAATATCTTTAAGTAAAACATATTAGATCATCAATAGTCTTCAAAGATGAAGTGCAGAAATATGTAGAATAAACGCGTGAACCACAACACAATACATATTTTACAAGATCAACAACAGTCATGGTGTTGCTGTAAAATTAACGTAAATAGAGATAATCTGGAGATCAATGGATCAAGGGGATGATAAGCAGTAATactaaggggggggggggagtagaTACACTGATAAAAAACAATACTATTATCATACATAAATAACAGTAGTTAGAATACTCTAAAGCCAATTGGCAGTGTTGTAGTGAGTCAAGACCAAGCCTGTGAGTGGctgacatgcaaaaataaaattacaatttgCATTCACATGATAATGATATAGTAACAATTTCTGTGTCTTACACCAAGACAAAGACATGGCCAGTTATGAGTAAGGTCAAGATTGAGACAAGTGATTTGTTTTGATTGGTTGATTTGTTTATGATCTCCAGACTCAAGCACCACCAATCAGAATAAGCCATCAGAGCTAACTGTCATTAACTAaaacaaagatatatatatatatatatgacttagCTTAGAAATAAGCCTAGCTTGAGTATCAGAATATATTTACATCAAATACCTTGGGCATCCTGATTTTGAAGAACGTCTTCTTCTTTTTTGGAATCTGATCTGCTGAGTAAAGTGACTCAAAGACAAACATCCTGAAAAATTCAGGATCTGCACTAATGGGGCCACAAAATATTTCTTTGTCCAGTCCTGCTGTGTCTTTGAGTGTCCGGATGTTCATGTACTCCAGGTGTTCCCTCAGAGATTCCAGGAATTCTTTCGCTTCATCTGATCTTTGAACATCTTTCGCTAATTTGCGGGACAAGCACTTTTCGTATCTTCGAAGGATGCTCTTCACCACCTGTTTGGAGCCGCTCAGGAGGGTAGATGTCAGATAAGCGAGCTCATCGACAGAAAAGCTCTGCTCAGACCTCGCAGTGAAGCTTGTCTGCAAAGCCTTCTTGAGTATGGTTCGAGCAATTGTCTGCAATTGTTTAGACACCAGCTTGACCTGTGATTCGTACAGATCTGGGTCAACAGAGGGGTCAGCTATCTCTTCAGAAAGGGCTGTGGCTAATTCACAAGTCAGCTGGGCCACCAGTTCTAAAGATGCTGACTGTGTGCAATATTTTATCTTTGCACAAGCTTCTGGAGAGAAACTCAGGGGCGAGCAAGATTCAACAAATTCTGTCGTCTCTTTAAAGATGACGTCACTGATCAACTCTGAGGCATCGGCCTGAAGAGTTTTCCAGAATCGCTCAAACGGTTCACAGTCTTTTATCTTTGCCTTGTCCGAGCAGATGTTACTGAGGCAGCTTATGAAAATTGTCTCCAGGATAATTTCACCTGGATGTTCTTCACTAGAAGAAAGATCCTCAAGGGACAGGTCAATTTCTTTAGTTTCTGGGGTTCCTGTTTCACTAGTGGACTGACTTGAGAAATCCTTAATTTTATCAGCCACAGCCTGAATGAAGTCACACTGCGATGTATCTAAATCAATTCTGCATGCATCAGCTGACGTCCCCTCACTGCAGATGCTCAACAAGGTCTCAAAGTAGGAGCTCAGAGCCTCCAATACAATAAGGGACAAACAGGTGTCTACCGCACTGAAGATTTCTACAGGGGACACCAGGGAGGCACCAATCCACTCAGACACTGTGCATAGATGCCAGTACTCCCGCATTTTGTTTGCTGTGGAAATAACTAGTTCCGAAGCCAATTCCTGGCTGGCACTTCTGGGTGGAGTACTGCTCCAGGATGATGTGGAGTCACACAGGTGAGAAAGAATGTAAGTGACCTATAGAAACAATAATACAAGCACAGATCAGACGTCTTAACCATCTTAGTATGAATATGAATGCTTACTTTATTATCAACATTACTTTCATTATTTTATCATAGAACACTGATGTTGTACTGTTTACACTGTGACAATATTGTGGAATAATGGGAAATAAAAGGAGCAATCAATGAACGAAACCAAGCTATAACTATAGCACCTTACCTGAGTCATCACATTATCCAGTATATCGGTGGTAATGGTTTTGGTGGTCTTTAAAGACACAACATCCTCTATGCTCTGTTGCAGTTCCTTCAACATGAATGTCCTAACTTCATCATGGATTTTGCTGAAAAAAGAACTCTTGATGTTGTA of the Astyanax mexicanus isolate ESR-SI-001 chromosome 10, AstMex3_surface, whole genome shotgun sequence genome contains:
- the LOC111195823 gene encoding uncharacterized protein LOC111195823 isoform X4, with product MTSSVRCIKELTELTGHHSTEKHQIEQQQISLLYFSDLPMDRKTMHTCSVEESCTASVVKDRKALYNIKSSFFSKIHDEVRTFMLKELQQSIEDVVSLKTTKTITTDILDNVMTQVTYILSHLCDSTSSWSSTPPRSASQELASELVISTANKMREYWHLCTVSEWIGASLVSPVEIFSAVDTCLSLIVLEALSSYFETLLSICSEGTSADACRIDLDTSQCDFIQAVADKIKDFSSQSTSETGTPETKEIDLSLEDLSSSEEHPGEIILETIFISCLSNICSDKAKIKDCEPFERFWKTLQADASELISDVIFKETTEFVESCSPLSFSPEACAKIKYCTQSASLELVAQLTCELATALSEEIADPSVDPDLYESQVKLVSKQLQTIARTILKKALQTSFTARSEQSFSVDELAYLTSTLLSGSKQVVKSILRRYEKCLSRKLAKDVQRSDEAKEFLESLREHLEYMNIRTLKDTAGLDKEIFCGPISADPEFFRMFVFESLYSADQIPKKKKTFFKIRMPKIFKRARKVEPVLDPSSAFIEERCVSPGMSLAPIQEELSRPLDDSTDSSPPKKKKCIWSRITRAFSSVFGKQRKPLDG
- the LOC111195823 gene encoding uncharacterized protein LOC111195823 isoform X2, producing the protein MTSSVRCIKELTELTGHHSTEKHQIEQQQISLLYFSDLPMDRKTMHMSIDKSCCSPQQTCSVEESCTASVVKDRKALYNIKSSFFSKIHDEVRTFMLKELQQSIEDVVSLKTTKTITTDILDNVMTQVTYILSHLCDSTSSWSSTPPRSASQELASELVISTANKMREYWHLCTVSEWIGASLVSPVEIFSAVDTCLSLIVLEALSSYFETLLSICSEGTSADACRIDLDTSQCDFIQAVADKIKDFSSQSTSETGTPETKEIDLSLEDLSSSEEHPGEIILETIFISCLSNICSDKAKIKDCEPFERFWKTLQADASELISDVIFKETTEFVESCSPLSFSPEACAKIKYCTQSASLELVAQLTCELATALSEEIADPSVDPDLYESQVKLVSKQLQTIARTILKKALQTSFTARSEQSFSVDELAYLTSTLLSGSKQVVKSILRRYEKCLSRKLAKDVQRSDEAKEFLESLREHLEYMNIRTLKDTAGLDKEIFCGPISADPEFFRMFVFESLYSADQIPKKKKTFFKIRMPKIFKRARKVEPVLDPSSAFIEERCVSPGMSLAPIQEELSRPLDDSTDSSPPKKKKCIWSRITRAFSSVFGKQRKPLDG